In Nissabacter sp. SGAir0207, the following proteins share a genomic window:
- the ppk2 gene encoding polyphosphate kinase 2: MSTHEINYNDMFDTRLLQEFYDSYDESLELELEESRLDASGSPEEKAWRRRYFCELLHLQGELVKLQNWVVRTGHRLVVIFEGRDAAGKGGVIKRIMQRLNPRYCRVAALPAPNERERSQWYFQRYVSHLPSAGEIVLFDRSWYNRAGVEKVMGFCTDKEYEEFFHSTPEFERMLVRSGIQIVKYWISITDEEQETRFLSRIHDPLKQWKLSPMDLESRRRWEDYTVAKEVMLERTNIEEARWWVVKGVDKRKARLNCISHLLQQVPYEAEEGDRITLPSRIHHDDYARHPVPENMIVPDHY, translated from the coding sequence ATGTCTACCCATGAAATTAATTACAACGACATGTTTGATACACGTCTTTTGCAGGAGTTCTATGACAGCTATGACGAGTCGCTGGAGCTGGAACTCGAGGAGAGCCGCCTGGATGCGAGTGGCTCACCCGAGGAGAAAGCCTGGCGTCGCCGTTACTTCTGTGAACTCCTGCACTTGCAGGGAGAGCTGGTTAAATTACAGAACTGGGTGGTGCGTACCGGCCACCGTCTGGTGGTCATTTTTGAGGGGCGCGACGCGGCTGGCAAGGGCGGCGTGATCAAGCGCATCATGCAGCGGCTGAACCCGCGTTACTGCCGGGTGGCCGCGCTGCCAGCACCCAATGAGCGTGAGCGCTCGCAGTGGTATTTCCAGCGCTATGTGTCGCACCTGCCTTCCGCAGGCGAGATCGTGCTGTTCGACCGTAGCTGGTATAACCGCGCGGGCGTGGAAAAGGTAATGGGCTTCTGCACGGACAAAGAGTACGAGGAGTTTTTCCACAGCACGCCGGAGTTTGAGCGCATGTTGGTGCGCAGCGGCATCCAGATCGTCAAATACTGGATCTCGATCACCGATGAGGAGCAGGAGACGCGCTTTTTGAGCCGTATCCACGACCCGCTCAAGCAGTGGAAACTCAGCCCAATGGATCTGGAGAGCCGCCGCCGCTGGGAGGATTACACCGTCGCCAAAGAGGTGATGCTCGAGCGCACCAATATTGAGGAGGCGCGGTGGTGGGTGGTGAAGGGCGTGGATAAAAGGAAAGCGCGCCTCAACTGCATCTCACACCTGTTGCAGCAGGTGCCCTATGAGGCGGAGGAGGGTGATCGCATCACGCTGCCCTCCCGCATCCATCATGACGATTACGCCCGCCATCCGGTGCCGGAGAATATGATTGTGCCGGATCACTATTGA
- a CDS encoding metallophosphoesterase has translation MKFAALSDIHGNVSALNAVLQDIAGQGVDFTVNLGDIVSGGLFPAETAERLLPLNFPTIKGNHERQLLEMPFDKMGLSDQHAFQQLQPAHWEWLRALPAELTLHDEIVMVHGVPGNDTTYLLEEVSASSVRPSSVTRVSDYVKHLDATLILCGHTHIPRLLELNSGCVIVNPGSVGLQAYDDDRPFYHKMESGSPHARYALLEKRHGKWAVEFRKVSYDWEEAANAARNNQRPDWVNALRTGRMG, from the coding sequence ATGAAATTTGCGGCCCTCTCTGACATACACGGGAACGTCTCCGCGCTTAATGCAGTGTTGCAGGATATCGCAGGGCAGGGCGTGGACTTTACCGTCAATCTTGGGGACATTGTCTCCGGTGGCCTCTTTCCGGCGGAGACGGCGGAGCGACTATTGCCCCTCAATTTTCCCACCATCAAAGGTAACCATGAACGGCAACTGCTTGAGATGCCCTTCGATAAGATGGGGTTGTCTGACCAACACGCCTTCCAACAGTTGCAGCCGGCACACTGGGAGTGGCTGCGCGCCCTGCCAGCGGAACTGACCCTGCATGATGAAATCGTGATGGTGCATGGTGTCCCCGGCAATGACACCACCTATCTGCTTGAGGAGGTATCAGCATCCTCCGTCAGACCATCTTCTGTTACGCGCGTCAGTGACTATGTGAAACACCTGGACGCCACACTTATCCTGTGCGGCCATACCCACATTCCCCGTCTCCTTGAACTGAACTCAGGCTGTGTAATCGTCAACCCCGGCAGCGTCGGTCTGCAAGCCTATGATGACGATCGCCCCTTCTACCATAAAATGGAGAGCGGCTCCCCCCATGCCCGCTATGCCTTGCTCGAAAAACGCCACGGCAAGTGGGCGGTGGAGTTCAGAAAGGTCAGCTATGACTGGGAAGAGGCGGCGAACGCAGCACGGAATAACCAGCGCCCCGACTGGGTTAACGCACTCAGGACAGGCAGGATGGGGTAA
- a CDS encoding alpha/beta fold hydrolase, giving the protein MLKMLLIAIVLLASLPLSQAATGFRQMTLHDAGERPLRLALWYPTRSTAPLHTVGENGVFYGTEVIEQAPADAGVYPLVLLSHGYGGSWRNLSWLAAALAERGYMVAAPDHPGTTTADRSPVEAARLWLRPHDLTRVLDTLLAKPTLAGRVDQARIAAIGHSLGGWTVMALAGARFSPAALRADCQRPVSRTVCGLIPELGLNTPEAEKQFATPLGDPRIRAIVSLDGGLTRGFTAAALKQVSVPVLIVAAGHNIADLPAREESGRLAALLPAASTRYQLLPDASHFSFMQRCKAGAEARLEHAEPGEGIICQDGGQRSREAIHQAVEQSVAAFLAQALGGTPVLR; this is encoded by the coding sequence ATGTTAAAAATGTTGCTGATCGCCATCGTTTTACTCGCTTCGCTTCCCCTCTCGCAGGCCGCCACCGGCTTTCGCCAGATGACGTTACACGACGCCGGGGAGCGCCCTTTGCGCCTCGCCCTGTGGTATCCCACCCGCTCAACGGCCCCACTTCATACGGTGGGGGAGAACGGGGTTTTTTATGGCACGGAGGTTATCGAGCAGGCACCGGCTGACGCCGGGGTGTACCCGTTGGTGTTGCTCTCACATGGTTATGGCGGGAGTTGGCGCAACCTGAGCTGGCTGGCGGCGGCGCTGGCGGAGAGGGGCTATATGGTGGCCGCGCCAGACCACCCCGGCACCACGACGGCCGACCGCTCGCCGGTGGAGGCCGCCCGGCTCTGGCTACGGCCGCATGACCTGACGCGCGTACTGGATACGCTGCTGGCCAAGCCCACGCTGGCCGGGAGGGTGGATCAGGCACGTATTGCCGCCATCGGCCACTCGCTCGGCGGCTGGACGGTGATGGCGCTGGCGGGTGCCCGCTTCTCTCCCGCCGCATTACGGGCTGACTGCCAACGGCCCGTCTCGCGTACGGTCTGCGGCCTGATCCCTGAACTGGGTCTAAATACGCCAGAAGCCGAGAAACAGTTCGCCACGCCACTGGGCGATCCGCGCATCAGGGCCATTGTGTCGTTGGATGGCGGGCTGACGCGCGGCTTCACCGCGGCCGCGCTCAAACAGGTGTCGGTGCCGGTGCTGATTGTGGCTGCCGGCCATAACATCGCTGATCTGCCTGCTCGCGAGGAGTCGGGTCGGCTAGCGGCGCTGTTGCCTGCCGCGTCAACCCGTTACCAACTTCTGCCAGACGCATCGCATTTTAGTTTTATGCAACGCTGCAAAGCCGGGGCTGAAGCAAGGCTTGAGCACGCCGAACCCGGCGAGGGCATCATCTGCCAGGATGGCGGCCAGCGCAGCCGGGAAGCGATCCATCAGGCGGTGGAGCAGTCAGTGGCGGCGTTTTTGGCTCAGGCTCTGGGTGGCACGCCCGTTTTGCGGTAG
- a CDS encoding multidrug effflux MFS transporter has product MPTLSFILTVAMLSAFGLIASDIYLPAMPDMARQFMIAPAQMSQTISVYLLALAVCQLGCGPLSDRIGRKPVLIVGIALYVAGSLGCAAVASYRLFLLCRVVEALGAAAGLVIGRALIADTCDKSTSAKVYSVVYPLVSLSPALAPLVGGHLAVAFGWHADFLFVAAFGVVTLVMVLAMAETRPSATRVAVSPFAGFRQIFADRAFWRYALIVCCIYSAWFIYLTQSPFLFALQGISEEMRGWLYLPLTAGIISANLLTKRLLTRWQYDHIVAAGILCFVLGGLAFAANFLSGASSVLGTLLPMCLVSFANGSSLSLAVSGAISGEHGHAATASGLVGFLQIGSAATLAAGVSAGFGVSQSVLGLSVLLLALVALSACRFTARNAANGVS; this is encoded by the coding sequence ATGCCAACGCTCTCTTTTATTCTTACCGTTGCGATGCTCAGCGCCTTTGGGCTGATCGCATCAGACATCTACCTCCCCGCCATGCCAGACATGGCGCGCCAGTTTATGATTGCGCCCGCGCAGATGTCCCAGACCATTTCGGTCTACCTGCTGGCGCTGGCGGTGTGCCAGCTCGGATGTGGCCCGTTGTCAGATCGCATTGGCCGCAAGCCCGTGCTGATCGTGGGCATCGCGCTCTATGTCGCTGGCTCATTGGGGTGTGCTGCCGTGGCGAGCTACCGGCTGTTTTTGCTGTGCCGCGTGGTGGAAGCGCTGGGAGCGGCGGCCGGGCTGGTCATTGGGCGCGCGTTGATTGCCGATACTTGTGATAAATCCACGTCGGCGAAGGTCTACTCGGTGGTTTACCCGTTGGTTTCGCTCTCGCCGGCCCTCGCGCCGCTCGTGGGTGGCCATCTGGCCGTGGCCTTTGGCTGGCACGCGGATTTCCTGTTTGTCGCCGCGTTTGGCGTAGTGACGCTGGTGATGGTGCTGGCGATGGCTGAGACCAGACCGTCAGCGACGCGCGTGGCGGTCTCCCCTTTTGCCGGGTTCAGGCAGATATTCGCCGACCGCGCCTTCTGGCGTTATGCGCTGATCGTCTGCTGTATCTACAGCGCATGGTTCATCTACCTGACACAGTCACCTTTCCTGTTTGCCTTGCAGGGCATCAGCGAAGAGATGCGCGGCTGGCTCTATCTGCCGCTGACAGCGGGCATCATCAGCGCCAACTTGCTGACCAAACGGCTACTTACTCGCTGGCAGTATGACCATATTGTCGCGGCTGGCATCCTCTGTTTTGTGCTCGGCGGGCTGGCCTTTGCGGCCAACTTTCTCTCTGGCGCGAGTAGCGTACTGGGCACGCTCTTGCCGATGTGTCTGGTCAGTTTTGCCAACGGCTCCAGCCTTTCGCTGGCGGTGTCCGGCGCCATCAGCGGCGAGCACGGGCACGCCGCCACGGCATCCGGGCTGGTAGGCTTCTTGCAGATTGGCAGTGCGGCAACACTGGCGGCCGGGGTCAGCGCGGGTTTTGGCGTCAGCCAGAGCGTGCTGGGCCTGTCAGTGCTGTTGTTGGCGCTGGTGGCCCTGTCAGCATGTCGGTTCACCGCTCGCAACGCGGCCAATGGGGTCAGCTAG
- a CDS encoding TetR/AcrR family transcriptional regulator, which translates to MTHTPRQRMPRQARRQQLLNVAWELVRQGGTDALALGRLAEEAGVSKPVVYDHFTTRHGLLAALYEDFDIRQNAIIDAAMAAAGDSVAEKAAVVASSYVNCVLSQGREIPDVLSALDSTPELAEVKRQYQLDFIAKFRGWFATDVAPPGLPLAAMWGLLGAADSISNAVVCGDISQQAGLEEITALIIATIARYR; encoded by the coding sequence ATGACCCATACCCCACGCCAACGTATGCCCCGTCAGGCGCGGCGGCAACAACTGCTTAACGTCGCTTGGGAGTTGGTGCGTCAGGGCGGCACCGATGCGCTGGCATTGGGGCGGCTGGCTGAGGAGGCGGGCGTCAGCAAGCCGGTGGTTTACGATCACTTCACCACCCGCCACGGCTTGCTGGCCGCGCTGTATGAGGATTTTGATATACGGCAGAACGCGATTATCGATGCGGCGATGGCGGCCGCCGGTGACAGCGTGGCGGAGAAGGCAGCGGTGGTCGCGTCCAGCTATGTGAACTGCGTGCTGAGCCAAGGGCGCGAAATCCCGGATGTGCTCTCGGCGCTGGACAGCACGCCAGAACTGGCGGAGGTGAAGCGCCAATACCAACTGGATTTTATCGCGAAGTTCCGTGGCTGGTTTGCCACAGATGTCGCGCCGCCGGGCCTGCCGCTGGCGGCGATGTGGGGGCTGCTCGGTGCCGCGGACAGCATCTCCAACGCCGTGGTCTGCGGCGACATCAGCCAGCAGGCGGGGTTGGAGGAGATCACCGCGCTTATCATTGCGACGATCGCGCGTTATCGCTGA
- a CDS encoding NAD(P)H-dependent oxidoreductase, with product MHALIVSAHPDGNSHTQAVAAHVASGIQAGGIHSVEQINLADEQFDPRFNQADYAQFSQRAALPADVVAEQARLDRANALVLVYPIYWWSFPAQLKGWIDRVFTQDWAYYEDGDRVTGKLGHLQVHLLALGAASPRTYVRHGYFSSMRTQIDHGIFDYCGAPVMTSELLLPSDEHFPDAHYRLAHNLGRQLFNTKEPA from the coding sequence ATGCATGCACTGATTGTTTCAGCCCACCCTGATGGCAATTCGCATACCCAGGCGGTGGCGGCACACGTCGCCAGCGGCATTCAGGCGGGTGGTATCCATAGCGTTGAACAGATCAATCTGGCCGACGAGCAATTTGACCCGCGCTTCAATCAGGCTGACTATGCGCAGTTCAGCCAGCGCGCTGCCCTGCCCGCGGATGTGGTGGCGGAGCAGGCGCGGCTGGATCGTGCCAATGCGCTGGTGCTGGTCTACCCAATCTACTGGTGGTCATTCCCGGCCCAGCTCAAGGGCTGGATCGATCGGGTATTCACGCAGGATTGGGCCTACTACGAGGATGGCGACAGGGTAACCGGCAAACTCGGCCACCTGCAGGTGCACCTGCTGGCGCTGGGGGCGGCTAGCCCGCGCACCTATGTGCGGCATGGCTATTTCAGCAGTATGCGTACCCAAATTGACCACGGTATTTTTGATTACTGCGGTGCCCCGGTCATGACCAGTGAGTTGCTGCTCCCTTCTGATGAGCACTTCCCGGACGCACATTACCGGCTGGCGCATAACCTTGGCCGCCAGCTATTTAACACAAAGGAACCCGCATGA
- a CDS encoding AraC family transcriptional regulator → MLTFRLNEPPSLRGFENNLRPRLTFICKAEGAGAAIPRVMHKHDDRLELMFIRAGSGSYNIDGRNYRVQQGDLLLFNAHVLHDENPTASDDLLIFSCGVEQLKVDGLPTNILTTRAQPAVMPSGEFYDEICQLFDQLWTHVNSKRVYSAEMSDNLLSVLLLLCRNLWMAHKPEHESPQTLLGQRVKEYIDNHYKDDIALSSITAALNMSQFYLAHVFKAYSGYSPKQYQTRRRIGEAQNLLLSTDLGVTEVANAVGYDNVNNFHRIFHNLVGIPPARYKKFWLNGQGKI, encoded by the coding sequence ATGCTGACTTTCCGCCTGAACGAGCCGCCTTCATTACGTGGTTTTGAGAACAATCTGCGGCCACGGCTGACCTTTATCTGTAAGGCCGAAGGGGCGGGGGCCGCGATCCCGCGAGTGATGCACAAGCACGACGATCGGCTCGAGCTGATGTTTATCCGGGCCGGGAGCGGGAGCTATAACATTGATGGCCGAAACTACCGGGTGCAGCAAGGTGACCTGCTGCTGTTCAACGCGCACGTGCTGCATGATGAAAACCCGACCGCATCCGATGACCTGTTGATTTTTAGCTGTGGGGTTGAGCAACTGAAAGTGGACGGGTTGCCGACCAATATCCTCACTACCCGCGCGCAGCCCGCCGTCATGCCCAGCGGTGAGTTCTATGACGAGATCTGCCAGCTGTTTGATCAACTCTGGACGCACGTCAACAGCAAGCGAGTCTACAGCGCAGAGATGAGTGACAACCTGCTCAGCGTACTGCTGCTGCTGTGCCGTAACCTCTGGATGGCCCATAAGCCTGAGCATGAAAGCCCCCAAACCCTGCTGGGGCAGCGGGTGAAGGAGTATATCGATAACCATTACAAAGATGACATTGCGCTCAGTTCCATCACTGCCGCCCTCAATATGAGCCAGTTTTATCTGGCGCATGTTTTCAAAGCCTACTCGGGCTACTCCCCCAAGCAGTATCAGACGCGCCGCCGCATTGGCGAAGCACAGAATTTATTATTGAGCACCGATCTGGGCGTCACGGAAGTGGCCAACGCCGTGGGGTATGACAACGTGAATAACTTCCATCGTATATTCCATAACCTGGTGGGCATTCCGCCGGCGCGCTATAAGAAATTCTGGCTGAACGGGCAGGGGAAAATATAA
- a CDS encoding LysR family transcriptional regulator, with product MNWDDVRIFLAVYRAGTLRGAADHLKIDQTTVGRRLTALEQQLGSTLFLRTRSGWVLTAGGQGIVATAEEIERLAVRFERRSAGEDGRIEGEVHVTTTDALAMDFVVPAIERAQQRYPGIRVNLTTTTRLLDLGRREADIAIRTLRPEQPDLIVRKLATWEVGLFATQTYLDAYGEPDRHSGFAGQRIALYREGITQHQSDRLAGELRHHGQVVAELDSSLMLTTFIRAGLALGELPAYLPQKYPELIRLWPERARAKPYEVWLVMHQDLAHTARVKAVMETLAETFSDLKL from the coding sequence ATGAACTGGGATGATGTACGGATTTTTTTGGCGGTGTACCGCGCCGGGACACTACGTGGGGCGGCTGATCACCTCAAGATCGACCAGACCACCGTAGGCCGCCGGCTCACCGCGTTGGAGCAGCAACTCGGCAGCACGCTGTTTTTGCGGACGCGCAGCGGCTGGGTGCTGACCGCGGGTGGGCAGGGCATCGTGGCCACCGCCGAGGAGATTGAGCGGTTGGCCGTCCGTTTTGAGCGCCGCAGCGCTGGCGAGGATGGGCGGATTGAGGGGGAGGTGCATGTCACCACCACTGATGCGCTGGCGATGGATTTCGTGGTACCGGCCATCGAACGTGCCCAGCAGCGCTATCCCGGTATTCGCGTCAACCTGACCACCACGACGCGCCTGCTCGATCTCGGGCGGCGCGAAGCGGATATTGCCATCCGCACCCTGCGGCCGGAGCAGCCAGACCTGATCGTCAGAAAACTGGCGACGTGGGAGGTGGGGCTATTCGCCACGCAAACATACCTCGACGCCTATGGCGAGCCGGATCGCCACAGCGGGTTTGCCGGGCAGCGCATCGCGCTCTACCGGGAGGGCATCACCCAGCATCAGAGTGACCGGCTGGCCGGTGAGCTGCGGCATCACGGGCAAGTGGTGGCGGAGCTGGACTCCAGCCTGATGCTGACGACCTTTATCCGCGCCGGGCTGGCACTGGGTGAACTGCCCGCCTACCTGCCACAGAAGTACCCGGAGCTGATCCGCCTCTGGCCTGAGCGGGCGCGCGCCAAACCCTATGAGGTCTGGTTGGTGATGCATCAGGATCTGGCCCACACCGCCAGGGTCAAGGCGGTGATGGAGACCCTCGCGGAGACCTTCAGCGATCTAAAATTGTGA
- a CDS encoding inorganic phosphate transporter, whose product MSDYVTTQPLTVAATPLSPADLTKKGESKKPMLLFILLLIMGAVFTGTHLIGDIKQTGLEYSSSLPFILLGVALLAALGFEFVNGFHDTANAVATVIYTRSLPPTVAVVLSGIFNFLGVLFSTGAVAFGIISLLPVELILQAGSSESFVMIYALLFAAIIWNLATWWLGLPASSSHTLIGSIIGVGVANAVMHGRSAMSGVNWGQALNIGNALLLSPIVGFGCAALLLLIMKRLVNKPELYQAAKQNGAPPLWIRSMMVLTCTGVSFAHGSNDGQKGMGLIMLILVAALPVTYSLNRALPQTEVPTIITLAQQSQHLLSRQGAAAPVGQPHDVLATYLRTSERNAQVLPALAQIAGNLGTTLSHYGTLQAIPEEQITTVRNEMYLAAGTIKRLQADPSLTLPAATQQTLQSLKKALDASTQFIPSWVKVAVAIALGLGTMVGWRRIVSTLGEKIGKNPLNYAQGVSAQLVAMGTIGAADAFGMPVSTTHVLSSGIAGTMAANRSGLQMATLRNMVLAWVLTLPAAALLSAGLYWLLISL is encoded by the coding sequence ATGAGTGATTATGTAACGACCCAGCCATTAACGGTGGCTGCAACCCCCTTATCCCCGGCCGACCTGACCAAAAAAGGTGAAAGTAAGAAGCCAATGCTTCTTTTCATCCTGCTGCTTATTATGGGCGCGGTATTTACCGGTACACACCTTATTGGCGACATTAAACAGACCGGGCTGGAATATAGCAGTTCGCTGCCCTTCATCCTTTTGGGTGTCGCGTTGCTGGCCGCACTGGGTTTTGAATTCGTGAACGGTTTCCATGACACCGCAAATGCGGTGGCAACCGTGATCTATACGCGCTCGCTGCCACCGACGGTGGCTGTGGTCTTGTCAGGGATCTTTAACTTCCTTGGGGTGCTGTTCTCCACGGGTGCGGTCGCGTTCGGGATTATCTCCCTGCTGCCCGTTGAGTTGATTTTGCAGGCTGGCAGTAGCGAAAGTTTTGTCATGATCTACGCGCTGCTCTTCGCCGCCATCATCTGGAACCTGGCAACCTGGTGGCTGGGCCTGCCCGCCTCCTCTTCCCATACGCTGATCGGCTCCATCATCGGTGTCGGCGTCGCCAATGCGGTGATGCATGGCCGCAGCGCCATGAGCGGCGTGAACTGGGGGCAGGCACTCAACATCGGCAATGCGCTGCTCCTCTCGCCCATCGTGGGCTTCGGCTGTGCGGCGCTGCTGCTGCTCATCATGAAGCGGCTGGTGAACAAGCCAGAGCTGTATCAGGCCGCGAAACAGAACGGCGCGCCGCCCCTTTGGATCCGCAGCATGATGGTGCTGACCTGTACCGGCGTCTCCTTCGCCCACGGCTCGAACGATGGGCAGAAAGGCATGGGGCTGATTATGCTGATTTTGGTTGCGGCCCTGCCGGTGACCTACTCCCTTAATCGCGCACTGCCGCAGACTGAAGTGCCGACCATCATCACGCTGGCGCAACAGAGCCAACACCTGCTGTCACGGCAGGGCGCGGCGGCACCGGTTGGCCAGCCACATGACGTACTGGCAACCTATCTGCGTACCAGCGAGCGCAATGCCCAGGTGCTGCCTGCGCTGGCGCAGATCGCTGGCAACCTCGGCACTACGCTGTCCCACTATGGCACCCTGCAGGCTATCCCGGAGGAACAGATCACCACCGTGCGCAATGAGATGTATCTGGCGGCAGGCACCATCAAACGCCTGCAGGCTGACCCCTCGCTGACCCTGCCGGCGGCCACGCAGCAGACCTTGCAGTCGCTGAAAAAGGCGCTGGACGCCTCCACCCAATTCATCCCCTCCTGGGTCAAGGTAGCCGTCGCGATTGCGCTGGGCCTCGGCACCATGGTCGGCTGGCGCCGGATCGTCTCCACGCTGGGTGAGAAGATCGGCAAAAACCCGCTCAACTATGCGCAAGGCGTCAGCGCCCAGCTGGTTGCCATGGGCACCATCGGCGCGGCGGATGCCTTCGGAATGCCGGTTTCCACCACCCATGTTCTCTCATCAGGCATTGCCGGCACGATGGCGGCCAACCGCAGCGGCTTACAGATGGCGACCCTGCGTAACATGGTGCTGGCCTGGGTGCTGACCTTGCCCGCTGCCGCACTGCTCTCTGCTGGACTCTATTGGCTTTTGATTTCACTGTAA